A genomic region of Vitreoscilla filiformis contains the following coding sequences:
- a CDS encoding helix-turn-helix domain-containing protein, translated as MTDNTSSPSGSAVDSASASMPDAAGKTAGTLLREARLACGMDLSELARILKVPERKLEALEADRYAELQSMTFVRALALSACRVMRAEAAPVLALLPQQTQMEVLDSAAMGLNRPLQEFGSRRLWGGMLREQRAGTLITLAFVVGAVVLWNLPSGWVDQVRARFSQPAAATTVVEEPVLAPAPSTEPIASDRLPATGASPWPASGPAAAGLAPPAALPGAVSTVPAASVARSASSAYRSASGAWVGRSARAAASAPAPVRRTETPAVPEKPAVPTPAPAPAASQ; from the coding sequence ATGACCGATAACACCTCTTCTCCGTCCGGGAGTGCCGTGGACAGCGCGTCAGCGTCCATGCCAGACGCCGCCGGCAAGACCGCTGGCACGCTGCTGCGAGAAGCCCGCTTGGCGTGCGGCATGGACTTGAGCGAATTGGCGCGCATCCTCAAAGTGCCCGAGCGCAAGCTGGAGGCGCTGGAAGCCGATCGGTATGCCGAGTTGCAAAGCATGACGTTTGTGCGTGCGCTGGCGCTGTCGGCGTGCCGGGTGATGCGTGCGGAAGCTGCGCCCGTGCTGGCGCTGTTACCCCAGCAGACCCAGATGGAGGTGCTGGACTCGGCGGCCATGGGCCTCAACCGACCCTTGCAGGAGTTTGGTTCCCGGCGCCTGTGGGGCGGGATGTTGCGTGAGCAGCGGGCGGGTACCTTGATCACCTTGGCGTTCGTGGTGGGGGCGGTGGTGCTTTGGAACCTGCCCAGCGGCTGGGTGGATCAGGTGCGTGCCCGTTTCAGTCAGCCCGCTGCCGCGACGACGGTGGTGGAAGAGCCCGTTTTGGCGCCCGCACCTTCGACCGAGCCCATTGCCAGTGATCGACTGCCCGCCACGGGTGCGTCACCTTGGCCAGCGTCCGGGCCAGCAGCGGCAGGGCTTGCACCGCCAGCGGCGCTGCCGGGGGCGGTGTCGACCGTGCCAGCCGCGTCGGTGGCGCGCAGTGCGTCGTCGGCGTACCGCAGTGCGTCGGGGGCGTGGGTTGGTCGATCGGCGCGGGCGGCTGCGTCGGCGCCTGCACCTGTCAGGCGCACTGAGACGCCGGCTGTGCCGGAGAAGCCTGCGGTGCCAACGCCTGCGCCCGCGCCTGCGGCCTCGCAGTAA
- the ndk gene encoding nucleoside-diphosphate kinase: MAIERTLSIIKPDAVAKNVIGQIYARFEGAGLKIAAAKLVHLSRGEAEQFYAVHKARPFFKDLVDFMISGPVMIQCLEGENAILKNRELMGATDPKKAEPGTIRADFAESIDANAVHGSDAPETAAVEVAFFFPGMNVYSR, translated from the coding sequence ATGGCCATCGAACGCACCCTCTCGATCATCAAGCCCGACGCCGTTGCCAAGAACGTCATCGGCCAAATCTACGCCCGTTTCGAAGGCGCTGGCCTGAAGATCGCTGCCGCCAAGCTGGTGCACCTGTCGCGCGGCGAAGCCGAGCAGTTCTACGCCGTTCACAAGGCCCGCCCGTTCTTCAAGGATCTGGTGGACTTCATGATCTCCGGCCCGGTGATGATCCAGTGCCTGGAAGGCGAAAACGCCATCCTGAAGAACCGCGAACTGATGGGCGCCACCGACCCGAAGAAGGCCGAGCCGGGCACCATCCGCGCTGACTTCGCTGAGTCGATCGACGCCAACGCCGTTCACGGCTCGGACGCTCCGGAAACCGCCGCTGTGGAAGTGGCGTTCTTCTTCCCGGGCATGAACGTCTACTCGCGCTGA
- a CDS encoding pseudouridine synthase encodes MNPDTPDTSAAPDAAPSSTAAAEAPVARKRAPRVRKTAVTPVAAEADAPVADAVAPAAAPDVSTPAAEETAPAPKRPRAPRKPRARAADAAPVAVVEVTPQPVSVEVLAEVVPDTVAPQETPAAVNETVAAEVAPSVAEAPASVPVGVQDVFASVLAGEFDGAEDGAGDDHPVEAAVADKRVLLPDVDAPKLHKVLAQSGIGSRRDMEQAIEEGRVTVNGEKAHTGMRVSFGDRVALDGKPVRIRIAPPPPRVIAYHKPVGEVVTLDDPQQRPTVFRKLPRLMQGKWQSVGRLDMNTEGLLLFTTSGDLANKLMHPRFGVEREYAVRVLGSLEKEARERLLQGVEIEGQAAAFKSIEDGGGEGVNRWYRVVITEGRNREVRKLFDTVGLTVSRLIRIRYGCVVLPRGLKRGAWVDLGEDDTKALRLLTGQERPERAERDEGRGGARNNRGSRRDDARPPRTERAERPERAERSERLAEGNVRPDRAERADRADGHKPARKDKPVRRERNDNAPREHGDPSRIPNPLQQTFDRRAVQERRPRRNEDDLENGPIPNPLEQTYDKRFVQGNKGLLGGKGSRGGNKGGARQPDPMQTSVGYLGGDAFVRKLQGRNGGGGGRRGGR; translated from the coding sequence ATGAACCCGGACACCCCCGACACCTCTGCCGCCCCCGACGCGGCCCCTTCCTCCACTGCGGCTGCCGAGGCCCCGGTGGCCCGCAAGCGTGCCCCGCGTGTGCGCAAAACCGCTGTGACCCCGGTGGCCGCTGAAGCGGATGCCCCCGTGGCCGATGCCGTGGCCCCCGCCGCCGCGCCCGACGTGAGCACCCCGGCAGCGGAAGAAACCGCTCCGGCCCCCAAGCGCCCCCGTGCGCCGCGCAAGCCGCGTGCCCGGGCCGCTGATGCCGCCCCGGTGGCCGTGGTCGAGGTCACGCCCCAGCCGGTTTCCGTGGAGGTGCTTGCTGAGGTCGTGCCGGACACCGTTGCGCCACAGGAAACGCCTGCGGCGGTGAATGAAACGGTGGCGGCGGAGGTTGCTCCTTCTGTTGCTGAAGCGCCGGCCTCGGTGCCCGTGGGCGTGCAGGATGTGTTCGCCAGCGTGTTGGCCGGTGAATTCGATGGTGCCGAAGACGGCGCTGGCGATGACCATCCGGTCGAAGCCGCCGTGGCCGACAAGCGGGTGTTGCTGCCCGATGTGGACGCGCCCAAGCTGCACAAAGTCCTCGCTCAGTCCGGCATTGGCTCGCGTCGGGACATGGAGCAGGCCATCGAAGAAGGGCGGGTGACGGTCAACGGGGAAAAGGCCCACACGGGGATGCGCGTTTCGTTTGGCGATCGGGTGGCGCTGGATGGCAAGCCGGTGCGCATTCGCATCGCCCCGCCGCCGCCTCGGGTCATTGCGTACCACAAGCCGGTCGGCGAGGTGGTGACGCTGGACGACCCGCAGCAGCGCCCGACGGTGTTCCGCAAGCTGCCGCGCCTGATGCAAGGCAAGTGGCAATCGGTGGGCCGTCTGGACATGAACACCGAAGGCCTGTTGCTGTTCACCACGTCGGGCGATCTGGCCAACAAACTGATGCACCCGCGTTTCGGTGTGGAACGCGAGTACGCCGTGCGCGTGCTGGGCAGTTTGGAGAAGGAAGCGCGTGAGCGTTTGCTGCAAGGGGTGGAGATCGAGGGTCAAGCGGCGGCGTTCAAGTCCATTGAAGACGGCGGCGGCGAAGGCGTGAACCGCTGGTATCGCGTCGTCATCACCGAAGGTCGCAACCGCGAAGTGCGCAAGCTGTTTGACACGGTGGGGTTGACGGTGAGCCGCCTGATCCGCATCCGCTACGGCTGCGTGGTGTTGCCGCGTGGTTTGAAGCGCGGTGCGTGGGTCGATTTGGGTGAGGACGACACCAAGGCCCTGCGCCTGCTCACCGGCCAAGAGCGCCCGGAACGTGCCGAGCGTGACGAAGGCCGTGGCGGTGCGCGCAACAACCGGGGGTCGCGTCGCGACGACGCTCGCCCACCGCGTACCGAACGGGCCGAGCGCCCGGAACGGGCGGAGCGTTCGGAGCGTCTGGCCGAAGGCAACGTGCGCCCCGACCGCGCTGAACGTGCCGACCGTGCCGACGGCCACAAGCCCGCCCGCAAGGACAAACCCGTGCGCCGCGAGCGCAACGACAACGCCCCGCGTGAGCACGGCGATCCGTCGCGCATTCCCAACCCGCTGCAACAAACGTTCGACCGGCGTGCCGTGCAAGAGCGTCGCCCGCGCCGCAACGAAGACGATTTGGAGAACGGCCCCATCCCCAACCCGCTGGAACAAACCTACGACAAGCGTTTTGTGCAAGGCAACAAGGGCTTGCTGGGTGGTAAGGGCAGCCGGGGCGGCAACAAGGGGGGGGCGCGCCAACCCGACCCGATGCAAACCTCGGTCGGTTACCTTGGCGGGGATGCCTTCGTGCGCAAGCTCCAGGGCCGCAACGGCGGTGGCGGTGGCCGGCGCGGTGGGCGCTGA
- the pilW gene encoding type IV pilus biogenesis/stability protein PilW produces the protein MRDITWDRLWQLGGVVAVVMSVVGCTSTNSDVRTASDETSMDRRANVRLELATAYFSRGQHTVALDEVKQVLVARPDDAVALNLRGLIYAAMEEHGLAEESFARAVSMSSGQNGDVLHNYGWYLCQRGRFSDAQARFEQAVMLPSYRTVARTRLAQGVCLARDGRLLEAEGTLHKAFEMDPGNPSVNLNLAEVLYRRGDYDRARFYVRRVNAVEETTNAQSLWLAIRIERRAQQFTQMRQFGRKLATQFATSPEAQLYEKGQFDDR, from the coding sequence ATGCGTGACATCACCTGGGATCGGTTGTGGCAGTTGGGGGGCGTGGTGGCCGTTGTGATGTCGGTGGTGGGTTGCACCAGCACCAACAGCGACGTGCGCACGGCCTCGGATGAGACGTCGATGGATCGGCGGGCCAATGTGCGGCTGGAGTTGGCCACGGCGTATTTTTCGCGTGGGCAGCACACGGTGGCGCTGGACGAAGTCAAGCAGGTGCTGGTGGCGCGGCCTGACGATGCGGTTGCGCTGAACTTGCGCGGGCTGATCTACGCGGCCATGGAGGAACACGGCCTGGCCGAGGAAAGTTTTGCGCGGGCAGTCAGCATGAGCAGTGGCCAAAATGGCGACGTGTTGCACAACTATGGCTGGTACCTCTGCCAGCGCGGTCGGTTCAGTGACGCCCAAGCCCGTTTCGAGCAGGCGGTCATGTTGCCGAGTTACCGCACCGTGGCCCGCACCCGTTTGGCTCAGGGCGTGTGCTTGGCGCGTGACGGACGGCTGTTAGAGGCCGAGGGCACGCTGCACAAGGCGTTCGAGATGGATCCTGGCAATCCGTCCGTCAACCTGAACTTGGCCGAAGTGCTGTACCGCCGTGGCGATTACGATCGTGCGCGGTTTTATGTGCGGAGGGTCAACGCCGTCGAGGAGACGACCAACGCTCAGTCGCTGTGGTTGGCGATCCGGATCGAGCGCCGAGCCCAGCAGTTCACGCAAATGCGTCAGTTTGGCCGCAAGCTGGCGACCCAGTTTGCCACTTCACCGGAAGCCCAGTTGTACGAAAAGGGCCAGTTCGATGACCGATAA
- the scpB gene encoding SMC-Scp complex subunit ScpB: MNTQEAKRILETALICAPEPLPVRRLRALFDDALNADTLRSLLDELARDWAGRGVELVSVASGWRFQSRPEMHRYLERLNPDKPPRYSRAVLETLAIIAYRQPVTRGDIEEIRGVTVATPIIKQLEDRQWIEVIGHRDGPGRPALYATTRQFLDDLGLRSLDQLPELLAAEGAESPAPAPLAQIPLIPVPSEPTP, encoded by the coding sequence ATGAACACTCAGGAAGCCAAGCGCATTCTGGAAACTGCCCTGATCTGTGCGCCCGAGCCTTTACCGGTGCGGCGCCTGCGGGCCCTGTTTGACGATGCGCTCAATGCCGACACCCTGCGCAGCTTGCTCGACGAGCTGGCGCGGGACTGGGCGGGCCGTGGGGTCGAATTGGTGTCGGTCGCGTCGGGTTGGCGCTTCCAGAGCCGGCCGGAGATGCACCGCTACCTGGAGCGTCTGAACCCAGACAAGCCCCCGCGTTACTCACGCGCCGTGTTGGAGACCTTGGCCATCATTGCCTACCGCCAACCCGTGACGCGTGGTGACATCGAAGAAATTCGCGGCGTCACTGTCGCCACGCCGATCATCAAGCAGTTGGAAGATCGGCAGTGGATCGAGGTGATCGGCCACCGGGACGGCCCTGGCCGTCCGGCGCTGTACGCCACGACGCGCCAGTTTCTCGACGACCTGGGGCTGCGCAGTCTGGATCAACTGCCCGAACTGCTGGCCGCCGAAGGTGCCGAGTCACCCGCGCCAGCCCCCCTTGCTCAGATTCCCCTGATTCCTGTCCCCAGCGAGCCTACGCCATGA
- a CDS encoding outer membrane protein assembly factor BamD — protein MIEPMLSGAVRRTLAVCLLALLSACGSLPDDDLKGTAEELYADAKEQMASGNWAAAIRPLERIESRAGGSLLAQQAQLDMAYAQWKNGEKARALTILDRFVKFHPSSVGLDYALYLRGVINFNDDTGLFSKLSGQTMAERDQQASREAYQSFKQLVDQFPESKYAPDARLRMDYIVNMLADYEVNVARYYLRRGAHQAAINRATECLTIYPQTPANEEALFIMVQAYDELGMVALRDDTQRILRQNFPDSEHLKTGVKQRQKRWWQVW, from the coding sequence ATGATCGAACCGATGCTCTCTGGCGCCGTGCGGCGCACCCTGGCTGTCTGTCTGCTGGCGCTGTTGAGCGCTTGCGGTTCTTTGCCCGACGATGATCTCAAGGGCACAGCCGAAGAATTGTATGCAGATGCCAAAGAACAAATGGCGTCTGGTAACTGGGCAGCGGCCATTCGGCCACTGGAACGCATAGAAAGCCGCGCCGGCGGCAGCCTGCTGGCCCAGCAGGCGCAACTGGACATGGCTTATGCCCAGTGGAAAAACGGAGAAAAAGCCCGTGCGCTGACCATCCTGGATCGCTTCGTGAAGTTCCACCCGTCCAGCGTGGGCTTGGATTACGCGCTGTACCTGCGCGGGGTGATCAACTTCAACGATGACACGGGTTTGTTCAGCAAACTGTCCGGCCAGACCATGGCGGAGCGGGATCAGCAAGCCTCGCGTGAGGCTTACCAGTCCTTCAAGCAGTTGGTGGATCAGTTCCCCGAATCGAAGTACGCCCCAGATGCGCGCCTGCGCATGGACTACATCGTCAACATGCTGGCGGACTACGAGGTCAACGTCGCCCGTTACTACCTGCGGCGCGGCGCACACCAAGCGGCGATCAACCGCGCCACCGAGTGCCTCACGATCTACCCTCAGACCCCTGCCAACGAGGAAGCGCTGTTCATCATGGTGCAAGCCTACGACGAACTCGGCATGGTCGCACTGCGCGACGACACGCAGCGCATCCTGCGCCAAAACTTCCCCGACAGCGAGCACCTGAAAACCGGCGTCAAGCAGCGTCAGAAGCGCTGGTGGCAGGTGTGGTGA
- a CDS encoding RluA family pseudouridine synthase, whose translation MSNDYMGRVSPPTDADLDAEVQADVHTFTVPSQAHAQRLDKWLAQCVPQYSRSHLQGLVEAGHVLLDGQAVASSRKLKAGQTLRVHLVPPPEQLAFQPEPMALDVVFEDAHVLVIHKPAGLVVHPAAGNWRGTLLNGLLARDPAAAQLPRAGIIHRLDKDTSGLMVVGRTLAAVTSLVRDMAERTIRRRYLALVHGEFASPTATFDEPIGRDPDTRVRMAVHPSGKPARTDVTRVAVQAGVSAVRCALHTGRTHQIRVHLSHHGHPLVADAVYGGKPLLGMQRQALHAVELGLAHPVTRAPLSFHATPPADFLAAWQHVAGEIPPV comes from the coding sequence ATGTCAAACGATTATATGGGTCGGGTTTCGCCCCCGACCGACGCCGATCTGGACGCCGAGGTTCAAGCCGACGTCCACACCTTCACCGTTCCCTCGCAGGCCCACGCCCAGCGGCTGGACAAGTGGCTGGCCCAGTGCGTGCCGCAGTATTCGCGCTCGCACCTGCAAGGCTTGGTGGAGGCTGGGCATGTGCTGCTGGATGGCCAAGCCGTGGCGTCGTCCCGCAAACTCAAAGCCGGGCAGACACTGCGCGTTCATCTGGTGCCCCCACCCGAGCAACTGGCGTTTCAACCCGAACCCATGGCACTGGATGTGGTGTTCGAGGACGCGCATGTGCTGGTGATCCACAAGCCCGCTGGGTTGGTGGTGCATCCGGCGGCTGGCAACTGGCGCGGCACTTTGCTCAATGGCTTGCTGGCGCGTGACCCGGCTGCGGCGCAGTTGCCGCGTGCCGGCATCATCCACCGGTTGGACAAGGACACCTCCGGCCTGATGGTGGTGGGCCGCACCCTGGCGGCGGTGACGTCGCTGGTGAGGGACATGGCCGAGCGCACCATCCGCCGTCGCTATTTGGCCCTGGTGCATGGCGAATTCGCCTCACCGACCGCCACGTTCGACGAGCCCATCGGCCGCGATCCGGACACCCGAGTGCGCATGGCGGTTCACCCCAGCGGCAAACCGGCGCGCACCGATGTCACCCGCGTGGCGGTGCAGGCGGGGGTGAGTGCGGTGCGCTGTGCGCTGCACACCGGGCGCACCCACCAGATTCGGGTGCATTTGTCCCACCATGGCCATCCATTGGTGGCCGATGCGGTGTACGGCGGCAAACCGCTGCTGGGCATGCAGCGCCAGGCTTTGCACGCGGTGGAGTTGGGGTTGGCGCATCCGGTGACGCGGGCGCCGCTGTCCTTCCACGCCACACCGCCGGCGGACTTTCTCGCCGCTTGGCAACACGTTGCGGGGGAGATCCCACCCGTGTGA
- a CDS encoding ATP-dependent DNA helicase, which translates to MSDLAQHVELTFAPHGPLARAQAGYHPREPQLQLAQAVAQAIEDKTTLVAEAGTGVGKTFAYLVPVLLAGRRALVSTATKNLQDQLFSRDLPRLREALGQPAVVALLKGRGSYLCRHRMLQARHDALLPDPSAVRTLARIEQWAHATSTGDMGDIDGLDERSEVLGLVTSTRENCLGSECPEYQACHVMKARREAMAADIVVVNHHLFFADLALRDSGVAELLPSVEVAVFDEAHQMVEAGVQFLGRAIGSGQLLDLAHDLLSAGLQHAKGLAPWQDIATALDTTARELRLQLAGDFREVRTTLKQPWEDVASAGRLDPLLERCAERLLLAAEALAAHAGAAPDLGRLAERARELAMLAGRFQMPVAADKVRWLEISPHQVRLVESPLDIRAILTEQRANGARAWVFTSATLGDDEGLSWFSESCGLEEARKLRVGSPFDYARNARVYVPPRFPSPQAPEHPTQVGRAAAHCAAALGGRTFVLTTTLRALRIVAQALETELAALGRPLTVLVQGTMAKGSLLERFRSTPSVLVGSQSFWEGVDVPGDALQCVMIDKLPFPPPNDPLVEARVRQLKAQGRNAFEAYFVAEAAVALKQGAGRLIRTETDQGLLVICDTRLLSARYGRRLLAALPPMSTLDNGEQALGWLRSLQAPPAPARAADLTTPATSASDAA; encoded by the coding sequence ATGTCTGATTTGGCCCAGCATGTCGAGCTGACCTTCGCGCCCCACGGCCCTTTGGCCCGCGCCCAAGCCGGCTACCACCCACGCGAACCTCAGTTGCAATTGGCCCAGGCCGTCGCCCAAGCCATTGAGGATAAAACCACCCTCGTGGCCGAAGCTGGCACCGGCGTGGGCAAAACCTTCGCTTACCTCGTGCCCGTGCTGCTGGCTGGCCGCCGTGCGCTCGTCAGCACCGCCACCAAGAACCTGCAAGACCAACTGTTTTCTCGCGATCTGCCGCGCTTGCGCGAGGCCCTGGGCCAGCCGGCGGTTGTCGCGCTGCTCAAGGGGCGGGGCAGTTACTTGTGTCGTCACCGGATGTTACAAGCTCGGCACGACGCGCTGTTGCCCGATCCGTCCGCCGTGCGCACCCTGGCCCGCATCGAACAATGGGCCCATGCCACCTCCACCGGGGACATGGGCGACATCGACGGCCTGGATGAACGCTCCGAAGTGCTCGGCCTCGTCACCTCCACGCGGGAAAACTGCCTGGGCAGCGAGTGCCCTGAGTACCAAGCGTGCCACGTCATGAAAGCCCGGCGCGAGGCCATGGCGGCGGACATCGTCGTCGTCAACCACCACCTGTTTTTCGCCGACTTGGCGCTGCGCGACAGCGGTGTGGCCGAGTTGTTGCCCAGCGTCGAAGTGGCGGTGTTCGACGAAGCCCATCAGATGGTTGAAGCGGGCGTGCAGTTCCTGGGCCGGGCCATTGGCTCCGGCCAGTTGCTGGACTTGGCGCACGATTTGCTGTCCGCCGGCCTGCAACACGCCAAGGGCCTGGCGCCGTGGCAAGACATCGCCACCGCCCTCGACACCACCGCCCGCGAGCTGCGCCTGCAACTGGCGGGCGATTTCCGCGAAGTGCGCACCACCCTCAAACAGCCCTGGGAGGACGTGGCCAGCGCCGGTCGGCTCGACCCTCTGCTGGAACGCTGTGCCGAGCGCCTGCTGCTGGCTGCCGAGGCCCTGGCCGCCCACGCAGGCGCCGCGCCCGATCTGGGGCGCTTGGCCGAACGCGCCCGCGAGCTGGCCATGCTGGCGGGGCGCTTCCAGATGCCGGTGGCGGCGGACAAAGTGCGCTGGCTTGAAATTTCACCGCATCAAGTGCGTTTGGTGGAGTCCCCGCTGGACATCCGCGCCATCCTCACCGAACAGCGTGCCAACGGGGCGCGGGCGTGGGTGTTCACCTCCGCCACCCTGGGCGATGACGAGGGGTTGAGCTGGTTTTCCGAGTCGTGCGGCTTGGAGGAGGCGCGCAAGCTGCGCGTGGGCAGCCCCTTCGATTACGCCCGCAACGCCCGGGTGTATGTGCCGCCACGTTTCCCGTCGCCGCAGGCCCCCGAGCACCCGACCCAAGTCGGGCGGGCCGCTGCCCACTGCGCGGCGGCCCTGGGCGGACGCACCTTTGTGCTGACCACCACGCTGCGCGCCCTGCGCATCGTGGCGCAGGCGCTGGAGACGGAACTCGCGGCGCTGGGCCGGCCACTGACGGTGTTGGTGCAAGGCACCATGGCCAAGGGCAGTTTGTTGGAGCGTTTCCGCAGCACGCCCAGCGTGCTGGTGGGCTCCCAAAGCTTTTGGGAAGGCGTGGACGTGCCCGGCGACGCGCTGCAATGCGTGATGATCGACAAGCTGCCTTTTCCGCCGCCGAACGATCCGCTGGTGGAAGCGCGTGTGCGCCAGCTCAAGGCGCAGGGGCGCAATGCATTCGAGGCTTACTTTGTGGCCGAGGCGGCGGTGGCGCTCAAACAAGGTGCCGGGCGATTGATCCGCACCGAAACCGACCAGGGGTTGCTGGTGATCTGCGATACGCGGTTGCTGTCCGCCCGCTACGGGCGACGTTTGTTGGCCGCCCTGCCGCCGATGAGCACGCTGGACAACGGCGAGCAAGCCCTGGGTTGGCTGCGCAGCTTGCAGGCGCCCCCGGCCCCCGCCCGCGCAGCCGATCTCACCACACCTGCCACCAGCGCTTCTGACGCTGCTTGA
- a CDS encoding PP2C family protein-serine/threonine phosphatase, producing the protein MLHRTKDHSYVQHLVDQGKITEAQANDHPQSNLLLGCLGTADEPPVEIHHIESLEVGDSLVCCSDGLWHYLSNKEMGTIINALPPREACEMLVNKARQRAQGGGDNLSLALVRVEALKQ; encoded by the coding sequence GTGTTGCACCGCACGAAGGATCATTCGTATGTGCAGCATTTGGTGGATCAGGGCAAGATCACCGAGGCGCAGGCGAATGACCATCCGCAATCGAATTTATTGCTGGGATGTTTGGGGACGGCGGATGAGCCCCCAGTGGAGATTCACCACATCGAGAGTTTGGAGGTGGGGGATTCTCTGGTGTGCTGTTCGGATGGGTTGTGGCACTACCTGAGCAACAAGGAAATGGGCACGATCATCAACGCGCTGCCGCCGCGTGAGGCGTGTGAGATGTTGGTGAACAAGGCACGCCAGCGGGCGCAGGGTGGGGGGGATAACCTGTCGCTGGCGTTGGTGAGGGTGGAGGCGTTGAAGCAGTAA
- the rlmN gene encoding 23S rRNA (adenine(2503)-C(2))-methyltransferase RlmN: MINLLDFDLPGLAAYCETLGEKRFRATQLFRWIHQKGAADFAAMTDLAKSLREKLAGKAEIRDLPVLSEHVSADGTVKWLFDVGGGNAVESVFIPEDDRGTLCVSSQAGCAVGCRFCSTGHQGFSRNLSTGEILAQLWHAEHSLRQRLGTGSERVITNVVMMGMGEPLQNYSALIPALKVMLDDHGYGLSRRRVTVSTSGVVPMIERLREDCPVALAVSLHAPVDALRDDLVPINRKYPIAELMAACQSYLHAAPRDFITFEYCMLDGVNDTDAHAQALLALVQGRAGAPRVPCKFNLIPFNPFPQSGLKRSPRERVTAFAKVLQDAGVVTTIRKTRGDDIDAACGQLAGEVQDRTRVVERFSQRAPLRIMALRETGHA, encoded by the coding sequence ATGATCAATCTGCTTGACTTCGACTTGCCCGGCCTGGCCGCTTACTGCGAAACCCTGGGTGAAAAGCGCTTCCGCGCCACCCAGTTGTTCCGCTGGATCCATCAAAAAGGCGCGGCCGATTTTGCGGCCATGACCGATTTGGCCAAGTCGCTGCGCGAGAAGCTGGCGGGCAAGGCCGAGATCCGCGATTTGCCCGTGCTGTCCGAGCATGTCTCGGCGGACGGCACGGTCAAGTGGCTGTTCGATGTGGGCGGCGGCAACGCCGTCGAGAGCGTCTTCATCCCCGAAGACGACCGGGGCACGCTGTGCGTGTCCTCGCAAGCGGGGTGCGCAGTGGGATGTCGGTTCTGTTCGACCGGGCACCAAGGCTTCAGCCGCAACCTCAGCACCGGTGAAATTCTGGCCCAGTTGTGGCACGCCGAGCACAGCCTGCGCCAGCGTTTGGGCACGGGCAGCGAGCGTGTCATCACCAACGTGGTGATGATGGGCATGGGTGAGCCGCTGCAAAACTACAGCGCGTTGATTCCGGCGCTCAAGGTGATGCTGGACGATCACGGCTACGGCCTGTCGCGCCGCCGGGTGACGGTGTCCACTTCGGGCGTGGTGCCGATGATCGAGCGGCTGCGCGAAGATTGCCCGGTGGCCCTGGCCGTGTCGCTGCACGCGCCCGTGGATGCGCTGCGCGACGATCTGGTGCCCATCAATCGCAAGTACCCCATCGCCGAGCTGATGGCCGCCTGTCAAAGTTACCTGCACGCGGCGCCACGCGATTTCATCACCTTCGAATATTGCATGCTGGACGGCGTCAACGACACCGACGCGCACGCCCAAGCCCTGCTGGCGCTGGTGCAAGGCCGTGCTGGAGCGCCGCGTGTGCCATGCAAGTTCAACCTGATTCCATTTAACCCGTTCCCACAATCGGGCCTGAAGCGTTCGCCGCGTGAGCGTGTCACCGCTTTTGCCAAGGTGTTGCAGGACGCGGGTGTGGTCACCACCATCCGCAAAACGCGTGGGGACGACATTGATGCGGCCTGCGGCCAGTTGGCCGGTGAGGTGCAAGATCGCACCCGGGTGGTCGAGCGGTTCAGTCAGCGGGCGCCCTTGCGCATCATGGCTTTGCGGGAGACGGGGCATGCGTGA